A window from Erythrobacter sp. YJ-T3-07 encodes these proteins:
- the ccoS gene encoding cbb3-type cytochrome oxidase assembly protein CcoS — MSGLTFLIPIALAMGGLGLAAFFWAVGNGQYDDMDGAANRILIDEEPGGQDRGNGERADDQA, encoded by the coding sequence ATGAGCGGGCTGACCTTCCTGATCCCGATCGCACTGGCGATGGGGGGCCTCGGCCTCGCCGCGTTCTTCTGGGCGGTGGGCAATGGCCAGTACGACGACATGGACGGCGCGGCGAACCGCATCCTCATCGACGAGGAGCCCGGCGGTCAGGATCGGGGCAATGGGGAGCGCGCCGATGATCAGGCCTGA